The genomic DNA tattcaacacacaaaAGAAAAGTATAGTCAGAATCTcgcttcattttgaaacaagtcaatgaaacaaagttaaaGCAATaaactaaccaaaacatgatgagttattcaacacaaaataaaacattaccaGAAttccactttatttagaaaggattttttttttttctatcgaaaatttgattaagatttattcaacacaaatgCTTTAattctcactttattttgagaaaatgacaacaattatacttataagaatacacttgccaaaacttgattacaaagttattcaacacaaaatcaattaaaattgggcgcgaacatgtagggtgagaacatgtagggtgtgaaagtgaaagggggcgaacatgagtggGTGAATGGGTgcgaacggacccggattcatATATACCTACCCTATTTTTTCCAAAGATGTCATaggaaacaaatatgttttttttgtgtaacaaagTATAGATTATGTATCATACATCATATATATGGCAAATTTCAgaacaaaaaagtatattttttcatcttgtttattgatttttttatccctATATTTAAAGTGGTATAGATACACAAGTAGATATTTCAATAATCTATTTTTTACAACAGACAGGAGATGTGATTCCTATGCCTGTACCAGCCAGTTATAATGATATAACACAAGATAAAAAGTTGAGAGATTTTATTGGTTGGGTCTGGTACGAGACAGAGTTCTTTGTTCCAGTAGAATGGCAACAGAAACGTGTTGTACTAAGATTTGATAGTGCTCATTATAACACTATTGTGGTAGGTTAATAAAGTTCAAAATTTGCTAACATGTGCaacataatttatttacattttgtggCAGATCTGTGTGCTTAAGTTTAtcaaacatcaaaggaaaaataaagatatgtgccagactttaacatgtttcattcatattcatcaacatgatcaatttAAAAGTCTTTTAAACTTTAGgaaatcaaattgaaatatacaatataagcTAATACAGAATTTAATCAAATGTATTTCTatatctaacatgtctaatgaaaaggagtaggtccagtaagactcCTTTTTGGCCTCAAAATATTGCAGTTTTACAACAGTGTTTGAACAATGTTGAATGTAAAATTTTAgctctttatcatgtttattggaaagtagaatacTTCTGTTACATACatatgagctgtttttgacaattcaATAGACATATATATCGTGAACTAGCATCATtcagtcatgctaaattactgaattcttcacaattttagcatttcagttaaattttagacggtttccatCTTAAATCGAAATTGGCcacatttgtgttcattcttagtattgaaatgtaatttgtatttgatgataatacataacatatataaaggttgaagaTGAACAAGAATGTGGCCagtttcatttttgacaaaaaccatctgaaaagtgacatattatgtcatatttgatagatttttatatttaagcttGCATTTAAGCGTTTTAAATGACTCAATCTgttaaaatctttaacaaaaactaattgaaagTGTCCTAAATCTCTTGCAGATGAAACTGAAGTTTGAGGCCTAAATCTGCCCTTTACCCCCCTCCTTctccatacaaaaaaaaatcacataggGAAATGATATTCATTCCTCAATATTGATGTTTGTGCATTTTTGTTgtagaaaatgcataaaaagTAACAATGTAATAGATTTGTTAATTCTGTTGTGTGTgctaatagatttttttttcttttttacattttcttcatGCATTCACTTTCTTTTTTCAGTGGGTAAATTCTCAAGAGGTTTTAATGCATGTTGGAGGTCATCTTCCTTTTGAAGTACAACTCAAGTCCTCCTTGAATGCTATTGGAGCTAATAGACTTACTGTGGCAGTTAACAATACTCTAACACCCAGCACTCTGCCTCCAGGGTCAATCCATTATATGAAAGATACAAATAGGTTAGTCTTATAACTCGACCTGTTTTGAGCAGTGGTCTGTTAACACAAAGATATATTGATGGAGGCAAcactataaaaataagaagctgttttatgatttccaatgagaaaactataaATCTgcgttaaaaaaaaagcaattacaAGCATCCAAATGCACTTCAACAATGACATGAATGAGAAAAACCTATGCTGACTAAAATTCCTTGacatgaaaatatgaaacaattaaaaaaaccacTCAgacctcccctaacctgggtcATAGTCTGCTACAATGTACTTCTTTGTCTGTATTTGCAAAGGAATTTAATCTTCTTGATGAACAGTATGTCCAGTGTAAACTTTTTCCAGTATTTAAGATAAGTCTTTATCCATCTTCTCTTGTGTGATCTCATAATCATTCTGCCAGAAAAAATATAGTCAACACATTTTGACCTCTCAAATAGAACGATTTCAGTGTCAATGGTTTTATAGAGgaattataaagttttttttatcgacATCAAATACATTTCAAGACAAACTAATGCTTCTATTGTAGATATCCACCAGGCTATTTTGTTCAAGATATCTCTTTTGATTTCTTTAACTATGCTGGTATTCATCGCTCTGTCAAACTGTATACAACACCCACTCATTATATTGATGATATCACCATAGTAACAAATGTGAAAGGATCTGATGGtaatttaatacaaaacaagcacattaatgtgttttaaaattgtaaaaaaaccaaactgttaagatttaaaagatcaaattttaggcaaagttctaaaatttatttatgttaccATTATGGATTCATTAATAGTCTTGGTCCAATCATGTGAATCCATTTTTTCTAGAATCGGTGTGTATAGGTAAATCATGAACTTAGATGCTCAACAAAGTGCCAATTATCCATtggcttgtatgcagattttgACAAATCCATCAAATATctatcaaaatacaatttttcatcAATCCAAAACAATAGGTACTCATGAAAATGAATCAATCCACAGTATATATTATCTGATTATTAAGATTGccaaattgatacaaaattgataattattttatgtaCAGGTATTGTTGATTATGTAATTGTTGGAGGAGGACCATCAAATAACACCACTATTAAAGTGGAAGTTCTTGATGCAGACGGCGTCTCTGTTGCTACAAGTATTAAACAGAACGGACAGATGATTATACACAATGTTAACCTATGGTGGCCATTTGGTATGAGTAAAAAACCAACAGCTTATATGTATTCATTAAAGGTAATTGTGAAAATAAGAGAGGAtccaaattttcaatgaaacATTTAGATACACAAcatgaatatattgtttaaagacctagaataattttgttgtaGTAATTACCAGTACATACCTgggtacatgtatgttaaaaaaaaacaacatcaacatTCAGCAATCTTCTACAAAAAACAGGTACCTTTTTCTAATAGCAACTTCAAAATTAACTTCTCTCAACAAATTGGGAAATaggtaaacatttaatttggcAATTTTTTGTAAGCAACATGCATATGCCAAAAAGGAAGATAACTAACTAAAAAGTTCCAGTCTCTAGAAAGGCAATCAATTATGTGCCAGACAAAGTTAAACTCTCTATTGAAGGTAAATTCTTTAAACTATTGAGTGTAGCTAATAGCAGTTAATGTAACATCAAATCCTAAAAGATAtgtaaaaaatactgaaaaatctgaaattattgggatgttttattattgcgaaaaaatgCGCAACAtttataatcgcaataatttgaacatacatttttttttgtatgaattaaacaggatttttctcaatacagtatcacaaaaattaaaattgcattttagtctTAAATGAGAAAATCCCAATAATAAAttcacgcaataatttctgaatttacaattatagatgttttttaattgataattaaCTTTTGTAtagctaatataaaaaaagaagatgtggtatgattgtcaatgagacaactctccacataagaccaaaatgacacagaaattaacaactataggtcactgtacagcctttaacaatgagcaaagcccataaatCTATTTCGATAGAAGATAAGGAGATTTGGTTTGATTGTTAATAAAACAACTATCCCCTAGATACCGTATGAGATAGATGTTGagttctttatatttattttttttgaccATTTTATAATACCTACAATGATATGACCTGTTTGTTTCTAGGTGACAATGACATCTGATGCAGGTATAGATGTATATAGACAGCCATTTGGTGTTAGGACTGTCAAGGTCACAAGTACACAACTACTGATTAACAACAAACCATTTTATTGTCATGGTGTACCAAAACATGAAGATTCTGATGTAAGactattaaatttatttataaacttcCTTTATTCAGATTTTAAGAAAGATTATTATATCTTGTATATAAATGTAAGTAAAATTCAGGAGAAATCAAATAACACTTCTCCTTATTTCACTGTATAGTGTTACATTATTTGTGTCATTAACAAAtgttatttattgatttttgctgttttggttGGATTCAAGGGACCCTGTAATTAAGAGGTAGGTTTCATCTATGTTTAGGTTTAATGGCTAGGGCCAGTGTTAGGGTAATGAATAGTGATGATTATTTTGAGGGTTCAggttaataaaaaaactttactGTAATGCACTAGTTGGAACCTATACAGTAAATCAAGGCCactaactgaaaaaaaattaaacaatattttcattacaaagtatttcaggatttttttttatgttctagATAAGAGGTAAAGGGCTAGATTATGCTCTGATAGCCAAAGATTTCAACTTACTGAAGTGGTTAGGTGCTACCTGTATACGGACCTCACATTACCCTTATGCTGAGGAAATCATGGACCAGTGTGATCAACAAGGGATAGCAGTTATTGACGAGAGCCCTGGTGTAGGAATAACCTCGTATGTATATACCAGTACTGCATAGAAAGGGGGTGGGGGGAGGAAATCAtgtatatggaccataatttggtattcagcctttggtttcttttggtttccttttttataagttctaaaactttaacttttattctgtgggttgtgttggtgttagaatggtattaatggaacaattgagtttttcaagaaaaaattaaaacattttgattcaccgtttatGTGACAGgtaaccaaacaggaaaccaatctttattttctttattttgcccaatatatttcataagacataaatgaacaccattactagtgttacttgcttcatgttaatatttaaaatctattttcaatgttaaattaaagttttttttaaacgcaacaggaaaccataagaaaccgaaagcattttttaagttttattttaatgcaaaatctgcttaaaataatctgaacagtatactttttcttaaaatccatctttaatgtaacagtattataaaactcctaaatatgtgcttgttttgaaaacaattagtacaatttattcagaaatttccattttttcttcattgatacaggataccataatcgttgtatcttgatgtttaagccaaaaaaatgtgtttatatttggttttgaaattccagttatatacaatttattccataTCATaggcaatgtaacattctttaaatccagtaaagaaaaaaacttttaacttggaattcaaatctttaaaataggcacaatgtgatacttgtgacctgtacaccatctacatggtttccacattttaacctactttagtgggctaaaatcaataaagtacttcctttcaagtcatgcatggtaaaagtttacttctcctttgacaagtttattgcgtttctgataagtgtttgcagaacatgaataaaaaataataattaaaaattgtgacaaagATGCTAACTTTAtacattccaagtgtaacggtatagtaacatgtattttttatttaattatctttattcacctaaaatatccagtaatctttactgctgaagttaaatcaatccaacaagcattggtacaatgataagagacgtaatttcgattgatttttccaaggactcCTCACATCATTATCGGGAAACGGagtgtgttctaacgtctgtcaaatctgaaatcgattttgtcaagtcattgggcattaattttcacacaggatcgtatgtaacattatgcacataggaaaaataacagaccaccggcgcaatctctttgacaattgtattttcctcttttaaacaagacgaaacaagtctacagattatgtttgctaacatcccgttggaaaccaaaacaatgtttagacctagtatttcgtacatccAGCCGTAATGGCTTAGTtacatgttagtcacatgtttcacgtatgaccggaaatgaatagacaaacaatttaaattgaaaaaaaggaaataacttctttttcgtgtgaaatgtaacgcataacgataaCGCCATTTTCtaacttaattattacgaagaacAGAAATAGAATGTAAATCCTCtctgatttacctgtttgaacatctcgcgagagttcatatttgcatattgttataaagaattctattacaacaaagcagattacatcatctaaaatttgCATTACGAAATCGGACTCCAAAGTCACGCAACTGTTCTTACACCTGCTACAGAAATACTTATAATTCTCTGCATTTTCTTTagactattcttattggtcgatgttctttaatatttgaaagcaaaagttacaaatctgccggtgacgattatctataaatcagtcagcgttatgcaCTTCGGAAGTGGAaagtaacgcgagaaacgacacaaaaatacggccgtataatctttgaaatttgttaatttcaattttttttctagggaagagtagcatacacttgtatgttgataaaaataaaggcttctttagatgtagttacgacttttcttacagtaatacacatttttatcacttttctatagttataggaaacgagcccaatagcaaattatggtccatatatacCCTTACTGCATAAAAAGGGGGTGGGAGGGGGGAATCATGGACCAGTGTGATCAACAAGGGGTAGCAGTTATTGACGAGAGCCCTGGTGCAGGAATAACCTCGTTTGTATATATACCCCTACTGCATAGAAAAGGGGTTGGAGGGGGGGAATCATGGACCAGTGTGATCAACAAGGGGTAGCAGTTATTGACGAGAGCCCAGGTGCAGGAATAACCTTGTATGTATATATACCCCTCCTGCATAGAAAGGGGGTGGGAGGGGGAATCATGGACCAGTGTGATCAACAACTGGTAGCAGTTATTGACGAGAGCCCAGGTGCAAGAATAACCTTGTATGTATATACCCTTACTGCacgctttataaatatttgtgttataTTGAGAACCTTGTAAAAGTGATGTCATAGACTGGAAGCTAACTGATAATCTTTCATCAATGCAATATCTTTCATTGATGTTCCTTCTTTCCTGTAGCTCagtatttatttgtgtatgttGTAGTTTgtgtaatattatttgtttgtttgtagttttcttttttagccatggtgttgtcagtttattttcaacttatgaatTTGGTATCTTTGTCTCTCTTTTTCAGTGTCATATAGTACTGggttaaagatgtttttttcaCACACTAAGATATATTTGAGTCTGTACCTCTATATAATACTATTAAGGGTTaatgcatgaatattggggaatattgtcccgagtagaattgtATATTGCATGAGATTGcaagtgcaatatatgttctacgagggacaatattccccaatattcatgcaataacccttttattgtatagcaatacaatatttgaaagtaaaaattagtttaaaataagattttgttgtcatgacgtcatgaatttgaagatttattgcactagtgcaacattggaatttattgcacgctaacttttggttactttctgtgggaaatataatattgctatgcaataaaCAATCATATTGCCTTTCGTGTTTGTGATACTGAACTTGATACAAGAACGCAATAatgaataagtttattttaaaatttattgcaaaTTTTCTTAAGTCTTCTATGTTAACTTTGGCAAAACTACTGAAGCTTAATATGttcacaaaaacatatttttcttcaatTCACGAAAGATTGGAACCcaccaaaataaatgaatccacagtacatgtatttatcttttatagTACATAAGGTGAACAAATATTTGAGAACATTATTCTTATTTGATTATAAGCTAAtgaattgtttacatatttttcttttacataaataacaatGGGGGATCCAGTCATGTGTCAGTGATTCCCTTGAATCAACCAAATCTGAAtacataaaaagtttatttcagaatCTAATTCTCATTTCAGTGTTGCTAATTTTGGGAATGCCTCACTAACACATCATTTAGAAGTTATGAATGAAATGGTCAGACGAGATAAAAATAGACCAGCGGTAATTATCTGGTCAGTATCCAACGAACCACTGGTCACAGTACCACAGGCAGAGCATTACTTCAAGTGAGttacaaatataatttgataaatttacatactgtaaattcagaaattattgtgtgtatttatcattgcgattttgtcatttaagactaaaatgcgattttaatttttgcgatattgagaaaaatcctgtttaactCATACAAAAAATTTCCAAATGCGAGTTAAAATTATTGCGATTAAAACCCTTtcgcattttttgcaataataaaaaccttgcaataaattctgaatttacagtatataatcatgataatagtcCCACTATTCACATTAATAAAACTCTTTTGTATTCAAAACAAGCGATTGTCCCTATTTATTTTACATCAGTTAGAGTACTGGTGATCACTAAATAGCATTGAAATGTCATGACCACTTTTCCAATCAAACACAACAACCAAAAAATAACTCTAATtccaaatatatcatatttaaaattgtctAAAAGTGACATTACTCATTTGACAATGTCATAGATTTACAAAATAGTCTAGTCAATCTGGCATAAATTGACCCTAACCTTGAAGTTATTGCaactgaatattttttatttttaatctttagtAATAAACCTctaatatacacagaaaaaagtccaacaaattctaacttgaggaaaaataaaaattgttgattttaaaattccCTAAGGAGATTTGCTTtgaaatgggagataactctgccaAAAAAGgcacaaatatcaataaagattgatacaaaattataattttactgcttctattcaacagaatgacttttttgtattgattcttgataaTTTAGCTCTCTTTAAAGTATAGCAAACCACTTTgaaggtgttttcatatcttttatcaagctactacctagatttcgtaattcattagttgaccattttctagattttttaacatgtcaaggtaacaaatctcaaatttaataaaaaacaattaagttattcttctttttgtggtttacaTTATCTTCAAACAAGTTAGAAGCTgaacaaatattatttactgatctaaacaataccaaatattcaaattactttttcaaaatggtcacaaagcCATAAATTTGGAAgtcttaattaaataaaaaaatgcaaaaaaaataaatacccataacacttccgttttgtacatttcatgagcagaagattatataatgaagtcaaatacaaacttataaacGCATTAAAGTATCatattttacatgaattttcagaaatcaaccaaaaactgactAACAAAAACCCTAatttttgcagagttatctcccttttccaAGGTAATTTCCTTAGAAAATTAGAAATTGTAAGATTTTATgagacttttttctgtgtatatttggggctAAATTCTATAAATTAGAACTAACACATTTTCTGTTACACAGCAGGTATTTGGATACATTTCCTTTTGCTCTGGTCAGTTTGACTGGACCATGAGTGTTTTACTCTTACACAGCAGGTATTTGGATACATTTCCTTTTGCTCTGGAAGTAATAAATAATGTCATTATTTGTAGATCTGTTATTATGCACACAAAGACTTTAGATCCAACAAGACCGGTTACATTTGTAGCAGCTGTTGGACCTGAAGGTGACTATGCTGTAGGTATTGTataagtaataaaataattttctttaacttttgtgctatttttacataaatataggaatatgtggtatgagtgccaatgaaacaactctctatCTAAATAACgtcttcaacaaggagccttaGCTcccatcgaacagcaagctatataaagagccccaaaaatactagtataaaactattcaaacgtgAATGTCTTGATCTGTATGagaaatctttttaaaattatctgttctcagcaaatgattggttgaattttaattatgacgtcaaattttCTTGGTTTcacctaaaaataaaatattttgaagtcaTGAAAATAGGCAACCAAAAATGTCTGATGACATCACCTACAAAGAACACAATTTACACAAATCTTTGAAATGGAAGGATTAAAACCATCAGAAAACAGATTCAACCACTATCTCATGTATTacaatgggttttttttctcaacagataaatttaattatttaaaaagcttgCCAAGTCTTGggctttaaatgttttaaacatttaaggGTCTCAAGTGGAGAAGTATTGTAACACTTGTTAAGTCAGAGATCCTCAGATATATTATAATCAGGCAATATAAAGCTAGAATATGTGTttctttgaaaacaaacatGATCTTCGTCATTTCAACCGGTTACCCTATTGGATAGTTGTTTTAAGTTGGCAATTAttccatattttcttatttatatgaGTTGTGAGCAGTATAAACAACATAATGATTATGAAATCACATATAATatgattgtatatttaaatcataCTATATTTTTAGATAGAAAACAATTGGTATTATTtgaatctttataaaactttaaatgaatgatTCCTATTTTTCAGACCAAGTATgtagatatattatgtataaacaGATATTTTGCATGGTATCATGACTGTGGCCATACTGAGGTTATACAGAAACAAGTGGAGTATGATATGAATAAATGGCGGGAGCATCACAATATACCAATAATAGTCACCGAATATGGAGCAGATACCGTAGCAGGATTACATCAGGTATAATAATAGTCACTGAATATGGAGCAGATACCGTAGCAGGATTACATCAGGTATAATAATAGTCACAGAATATGGAGCAGATACAGTAGCAGGATTACATCAGGTATAATAATAGTCACCGAATATGGAGCAGATACAGTAGCAGGATTACATCAGGTATAATAATAGTCACCGAATATGGAGCAGATACCGTCGCAGGATTACATCAGGTATAATAATAGTCACCGAATATGGAGCAGATACCGTAGCAGGATTACATCAGGTATAATAATAGTAACATAATATGGAGCAGATACCGTAGCAGGATTACATCAGGTATAATAATTGTAACCGAATATGGAGCAGATACAGTAGCAGGATTACATCAGGTATAATAATAGTCACAGAATATG from Mytilus trossulus isolate FHL-02 chromosome 8, PNRI_Mtr1.1.1.hap1, whole genome shotgun sequence includes the following:
- the LOC134680695 gene encoding beta-glucuronidase-like, with amino-acid sequence MPTQIYLFALLIINNVDASGMLYPRFSETRTIIEINGMWKFRADISPSRNEGFLKKWYTQPLSQTGDVIPMPVPASYNDITQDKKLRDFIGWVWYETEFFVPVEWQQKRVVLRFDSAHYNTIVWVNSQEVLMHVGGHLPFEVQLKSSLNAIGANRLTVAVNNTLTPSTLPPGSIHYMKDTNRYPPGYFVQDISFDFFNYAGIHRSVKLYTTPTHYIDDITIVTNVKGSDGIVDYVIVGGGPSNNTTIKVEVLDADGVSVATSIKQNGQMIIHNVNLWWPFGMSKKPTAYMYSLKVTMTSDAGIDVYRQPFGVRTVKVTSTQLLINNKPFYCHGVPKHEDSDIRGKGLDYALIAKDFNLLKWLGATCIRTSHYPYAEEIMDQCDQQGIAVIDESPGVGITSVANFGNASLTHHLEVMNEMVRRDKNRPAVIIWSVSNEPLVTVPQAEHYFKSVIMHTKTLDPTRPVTFVAAVGPEGDYATKYVDILCINRYFAWYHDCGHTEVIQKQVEYDMNKWREHHNIPIIVTEYGADTVAGLHQSPSFVFTEEYQVEFLSEYHAAFDKMRKKFLVGEMVWNFADFMTKEDITRVVGNRKGLFTRQRQPKMSAHLLKKRYESIMNETVSVIH